One window from the genome of Dyadobacter sp. CECT 9275 encodes:
- a CDS encoding SusC/RagA family TonB-linked outer membrane protein has translation MKQKILPEQGTPFVQVGKRCSLIIAMAVLTASAVQAAEPFGSVLRKSKVSETRIAVNPLETIKGKVTDDKGAVLPGVNILVKGSQQGTTTDVDGVFSIDVPSTNAVLVFSFVGYKVQEVQLGNSTNLEVKMEIDTKSLNEVVVTALGIKKDVKAVGYSVSKIDGGAFTKTRETNIAASLAGKVAGVNVSGSAAGPAGATRITIRGNTSIAGDNAPLFIINGLPMDNTKFGRSKDDNPDWGDNISSINPDDVEEMTVLKGAAAAALYGSRARNGAIIITTKSGKGNKGIGIEFNTNNTWEVPFFMWELQKEYGQGYNGVKPISMDNAAAHGQNHWGAKYDGLPTIQLDGVERPYSYVKDQVLKDFYGTGHTSSNNVAFTGGGDKGNFRVGITDMRNQGIVPNAKMRRDNISLSINQNATKNIAISANVDYINEEVNNRYVLESNNANSVGTILFVNSNMPTSALAPGYNPTTYVEKVLGTDRGATNPYYALNRISNKSQKDRFIAAVNARWNITDWLFLQAKAGQDYYSLKLNKIVPEGTGYRPNGQIDQINSVFYERNFEGMLGLNKALSKDFNLTVNLGGNLMSRHNDGTNISGAGIITPRLEVINNTSVRTTLTSIYDKKINSLFGTAELAFRNYLYLNVTGRNDWFSTLSPESNNYFYPSASVSYVVSDAFDLPRAISFAKFRASYAAVGGDTDPYKLNLTYGVLPYSYDGKPLGTINQPIVPNKNLRPLSVNELEVGMDLRLFNNKVGLDFAAYNRVSTNDITEQSLTTVTGYSGAVVTVGELRNRGVEALFTVRPITKKDFSWDVTLNMAYNKSKVLKISNTTNELLMATATKVFLKQVVGQEYSQIVGRTIKRDANGRDVMDAKGLPIVPTDVKAFGSGIQRWTTGITNTFSYKALTLSAQVDGKFGGLIYSNTNYNLEHRGMSYRSLLGRENGVVLPGVTETGEENKVLVTAAQVNNRDIIVRRRDAIDDYLYNASFIKLRYVSLTYSLPRALYEKIGFIKGASVSLVGRNLAILMKHTPGIDPETNISAGNDQGIESTQLPPTRSYGFNVNLKF, from the coding sequence ATGAAACAGAAAATTCTACCAGAACAGGGTACACCTTTTGTACAGGTAGGCAAAAGATGTAGCTTAATCATTGCTATGGCCGTTTTAACGGCATCTGCGGTGCAGGCAGCCGAACCATTTGGCTCCGTACTCCGGAAAAGCAAAGTGTCAGAAACCAGGATAGCCGTTAATCCTCTGGAAACAATCAAAGGAAAAGTGACGGACGACAAAGGCGCTGTACTGCCTGGGGTGAACATATTGGTAAAGGGTAGCCAGCAGGGTACGACAACCGATGTGGATGGTGTTTTTTCAATCGACGTGCCCTCTACCAATGCCGTCCTCGTATTTTCATTTGTGGGCTACAAGGTGCAGGAGGTACAGCTTGGAAACAGTACCAATCTTGAAGTAAAAATGGAGATTGATACCAAATCCTTAAATGAGGTGGTCGTGACCGCTTTGGGTATCAAAAAGGATGTGAAAGCGGTGGGCTATTCCGTAAGCAAAATTGACGGAGGGGCATTTACAAAAACCAGGGAAACCAATATTGCAGCATCTCTGGCAGGAAAAGTGGCGGGTGTGAACGTATCAGGTTCAGCGGCAGGACCAGCCGGTGCTACCCGGATTACTATCCGTGGAAATACTTCGATTGCAGGGGATAACGCTCCGCTGTTTATCATCAATGGCTTGCCAATGGATAATACGAAATTCGGACGCAGCAAAGATGATAATCCGGATTGGGGTGATAACATATCCAGTATCAACCCCGATGATGTAGAGGAAATGACCGTCCTCAAAGGAGCGGCCGCTGCTGCCTTGTATGGTTCCCGAGCCAGAAACGGTGCGATCATCATCACGACCAAATCAGGTAAGGGCAACAAGGGTATCGGTATCGAGTTCAATACCAACAATACCTGGGAAGTACCTTTTTTTATGTGGGAGCTGCAAAAGGAATACGGACAGGGGTACAACGGAGTTAAACCCATCAGTATGGACAATGCTGCTGCGCACGGTCAAAATCACTGGGGCGCCAAGTACGATGGACTACCAACTATCCAGCTGGATGGTGTGGAAAGACCATATTCTTATGTGAAAGACCAGGTTTTGAAGGATTTCTATGGTACCGGGCATACCTCGTCCAACAACGTAGCCTTTACCGGTGGTGGGGACAAAGGTAATTTCAGGGTAGGTATTACGGATATGCGGAACCAGGGGATTGTTCCCAATGCCAAAATGCGCCGGGACAATATCAGCCTGAGCATCAACCAGAATGCGACTAAAAACATTGCCATCAGTGCCAATGTGGATTACATCAACGAGGAGGTGAACAATCGTTATGTGCTGGAAAGTAACAATGCAAACAGTGTCGGGACCATTTTGTTTGTAAACAGCAACATGCCTACCAGTGCGCTGGCTCCGGGGTACAATCCTACTACATACGTTGAAAAAGTACTGGGTACCGACAGAGGTGCTACCAATCCGTATTATGCGTTAAATCGGATCAGTAACAAATCACAGAAGGATCGTTTCATTGCTGCGGTGAACGCTCGCTGGAATATTACCGACTGGCTGTTTCTGCAAGCAAAGGCAGGGCAGGACTACTATTCTCTGAAATTGAACAAAATCGTACCGGAAGGCACGGGCTATCGTCCGAACGGGCAGATTGACCAGATCAATTCCGTTTTCTACGAAAGAAACTTTGAAGGGATGCTGGGACTGAACAAAGCCTTAAGCAAGGACTTCAACCTGACAGTAAACCTGGGAGGTAACCTGATGTCGAGGCACAACGATGGTACCAATATCAGTGGTGCAGGGATCATCACACCGCGTCTGGAAGTGATCAATAATACTTCGGTGCGTACCACGCTTACTTCTATTTATGATAAAAAAATCAACTCGCTCTTTGGTACTGCTGAACTTGCTTTCCGAAATTATCTGTATCTGAACGTAACGGGCAGGAACGACTGGTTTTCAACGCTTAGCCCAGAGTCCAATAACTATTTTTATCCATCTGCCAGCGTTAGTTATGTGGTCTCGGATGCCTTCGATCTGCCCAGGGCGATCAGTTTTGCCAAATTCAGAGCCTCCTATGCTGCTGTAGGGGGAGATACGGATCCCTATAAGCTTAACCTGACCTATGGCGTACTACCTTACAGCTATGACGGTAAGCCACTGGGAACCATCAACCAACCCATCGTTCCTAATAAAAACCTGCGCCCGCTTAGTGTGAACGAGTTGGAAGTGGGGATGGACCTGCGTTTGTTTAACAACAAAGTTGGTCTTGATTTTGCTGCCTACAATAGAGTATCGACCAATGACATTACCGAGCAAAGCTTAACAACGGTTACGGGTTATAGCGGTGCTGTGGTGACAGTGGGAGAGTTACGTAACCGTGGTGTTGAAGCACTGTTTACCGTACGGCCGATCACCAAAAAGGATTTCAGCTGGGATGTAACCTTGAATATGGCTTATAACAAAAGCAAAGTCCTGAAAATTTCCAATACCACCAACGAGCTTCTGATGGCCACGGCCACGAAGGTTTTCCTCAAACAGGTTGTAGGTCAGGAATATTCACAGATTGTGGGGCGTACCATCAAACGGGATGCCAATGGCCGGGATGTAATGGATGCCAAAGGTCTGCCTATTGTTCCTACAGATGTAAAGGCATTTGGTTCGGGTATACAGCGTTGGACAACCGGTATCACCAATACATTCAGTTATAAAGCGCTTACTTTGTCGGCTCAGGTAGATGGCAAGTTCGGCGGACTGATCTACTCCAATACCAATTATAACCTGGAACACCGTGGGATGTCGTACCGGTCGTTACTGGGTAGAGAGAACGGAGTGGTTTTGCCAGGTGTGACCGAGACGGGAGAAGAAAACAAAGTATTGGTAACGGCTGCTCAGGTTAACAACCGTGATATCATTGTAAGACGCCGTGACGCGATAGATGATTATCTGTATAACGCAAGTTTTATCAAACTCCGTTATGTATCGCTGACTTACAGTCTGCCGCGTGCATTGTATGAAAAAATCGGATTTATCAAAGGGGCAAGTGTTTCACTCGTAGGGCGTAACCTTGCTATTCTGATGAAACATACTCCTGGTATTGATCCGGAAACCAACATTTCCGCAGGTAATGATCAGGGTATTGAATCAACCCAACTTCCGCCAACCAGAAGTTATGGATTTAACGTGAATTTGAAATTCTAA
- a CDS encoding dihydrodipicolinate synthase family protein, which produces MKKDTQLSRRAFLEKVPPVTLSLLAAGQLMAPVRAESASSSAGQPHYYGGDIHPADLKKFVPVMVTPLDSNKKIDYDKVSLLVDFYLAAGARGFFANCLSSEMFFMDDAERIALTRHVVKYVNGRVPVVSTGSFGNSMKEKVAFARKINDTGVDAAILITSHFAEKDESDQKLINNFEEFFEKTGDIRLGTYECPRPYKRIITPKVFKFLVSNDRLIYHKDTSEDIANIAAKLEIARGTKMELYNAHSATVLKALQLGARGMSPVSGNFYPEIHTWLCENVNNPAKSADAEWIQSEIAKMEPVIGKYYPLSSKYFLRKRGFPIEVISRSNSREIPADQAQILDNSYKTFLSWCDRLRIKPATV; this is translated from the coding sequence ATGAAAAAAGACACCCAGCTTTCCAGGAGAGCATTTTTAGAAAAAGTACCTCCCGTCACGCTCAGCCTGCTGGCTGCGGGCCAGCTCATGGCCCCCGTTCGTGCGGAATCGGCCAGTTCCAGCGCAGGTCAGCCCCACTACTATGGAGGCGATATACATCCTGCCGACCTGAAGAAGTTTGTTCCGGTCATGGTCACGCCACTCGACAGCAATAAAAAAATTGATTACGATAAGGTTTCTCTGCTGGTTGATTTCTACCTGGCCGCAGGCGCCAGGGGTTTTTTTGCCAATTGCCTCAGCAGCGAAATGTTTTTTATGGATGATGCCGAAAGAATTGCACTCACGCGGCATGTGGTAAAGTACGTCAATGGCCGGGTGCCGGTAGTTTCCACTGGCTCGTTTGGGAATTCGATGAAAGAAAAAGTTGCTTTCGCACGAAAAATCAATGATACAGGGGTAGATGCCGCTATTCTGATCACCAGCCATTTCGCCGAAAAAGACGAGAGCGACCAGAAACTGATCAATAATTTTGAAGAATTTTTCGAAAAGACCGGAGACATCCGGCTGGGCACCTATGAATGTCCTCGTCCCTACAAACGGATTATCACACCAAAAGTTTTTAAGTTTCTGGTTTCTAACGACCGCCTGATCTACCACAAGGATACCTCCGAGGATATCGCTAACATAGCTGCAAAACTGGAGATAGCCCGTGGGACAAAAATGGAATTATATAATGCGCACAGTGCTACGGTACTGAAAGCACTGCAACTGGGAGCCAGGGGGATGTCACCGGTATCTGGAAATTTTTATCCGGAAATCCATACATGGCTTTGTGAAAATGTGAATAATCCGGCCAAATCGGCAGATGCCGAATGGATACAGTCGGAGATTGCAAAGATGGAACCCGTAATCGGGAAATATTATCCGCTCAGCTCCAAATATTTCCTGCGTAAACGAGGTTTCCCGATAGAAGTTATAAGCAGGTCGAACAGCCGCGAAATACCTGCCGACCAGGCACAAATCCTGGACAATAGTTATAAAACTTTTTTAAGCTGGTGCGACAGGCTGCGAATCAAACCAGCTACTGTTTAG
- a CDS encoding RagB/SusD family nutrient uptake outer membrane protein codes for MKKILILSLLLTSLVFVSCENMLEEDVRTEISNEHLNTALGMEDGVNAAYSYLRTWYGTQNGGFLSVYGTDEYTTGSADPAFNGYTANIHSASGMVSGPWNAFYEAINTCNAVIERAPKVTGVTEALKNTRIAEARFLRAYYYYMLVEIFGPVHITLVETQGASTIAKRSPIEDVYKVIIDDLNFAVANLPVTASGFGRATLPAAKHFLARVYLTRGASKVAQPGDYTKAATFAKEAIATPNGPKLLDDFWMIYKIGNEVNNEVIFSVQYSTNVLTNGNGNNAHMFYIMGYEGQPGMYRDLPNGRPWAHYKPNNYMLNLYNAYDSRNEKSFQRVWYCNKPGTYTINGKQVQMALGDTSFYLSPTEVTPAQKAGKRYVIFGPSEYTTGIFPSLSKYLDPNRISINEAKGTRDFVVFRLADTYLLAAEALLLDGKADEAVTFVNTVRRRAARTGATAAETEANKKAMEVKAADLNLDFILDERSRELSGEYMRWFDLKRTNKLVERVRKYNPVAAPNIKDFHVLRPIPQAQIDRTEGRGEAFPQNPGYN; via the coding sequence ATGAAGAAAATACTTATTCTGTCGCTTTTACTGACATCACTGGTTTTCGTTTCCTGCGAAAATATGCTGGAAGAAGACGTTCGTACCGAAATATCCAATGAACACCTCAACACAGCCCTTGGTATGGAGGATGGTGTGAATGCTGCATACAGCTATCTGAGGACCTGGTACGGAACGCAAAACGGGGGCTTTTTATCCGTTTACGGCACCGACGAATACACCACCGGAAGTGCCGACCCGGCCTTTAACGGGTACACCGCCAACATCCATTCTGCCAGCGGCATGGTTTCCGGCCCATGGAATGCATTTTACGAAGCGATCAATACCTGTAATGCGGTGATCGAACGGGCACCCAAAGTAACCGGTGTGACGGAAGCCTTAAAGAACACAAGGATTGCCGAAGCCAGGTTTTTGAGGGCATACTACTACTATATGCTCGTGGAGATTTTCGGCCCCGTACATATTACGCTGGTCGAAACGCAGGGTGCCTCCACCATTGCCAAACGGTCTCCCATCGAAGATGTATACAAGGTGATCATTGACGACCTCAACTTTGCCGTAGCTAACCTGCCCGTGACAGCCTCCGGTTTCGGGCGTGCCACCTTGCCGGCTGCCAAACATTTCCTGGCCCGGGTATATCTCACCCGTGGCGCATCAAAAGTAGCCCAGCCGGGAGATTACACCAAAGCGGCAACATTTGCAAAGGAAGCCATCGCAACGCCAAACGGCCCCAAACTGCTCGATGATTTCTGGATGATTTATAAAATCGGAAACGAAGTCAACAACGAGGTTATATTTTCTGTCCAATACAGCACCAACGTATTGACCAACGGAAATGGGAATAATGCCCACATGTTTTATATCATGGGTTACGAAGGACAGCCCGGTATGTACAGGGATCTGCCCAATGGCCGTCCCTGGGCACATTACAAGCCTAACAACTACATGCTGAATTTATACAACGCATACGACTCGCGTAACGAGAAGTCTTTCCAGCGCGTATGGTATTGCAACAAACCAGGCACGTATACCATCAACGGGAAACAGGTGCAGATGGCACTCGGGGATACATCGTTTTACCTTTCTCCGACAGAGGTGACACCTGCGCAGAAGGCTGGCAAAAGATATGTGATCTTTGGCCCCAGCGAGTATACCACCGGAATTTTTCCAAGCCTGAGCAAGTACCTGGATCCCAACCGGATTTCGATCAATGAGGCAAAGGGAACCCGTGATTTTGTGGTTTTCCGCCTTGCCGATACATACCTGCTGGCCGCTGAAGCCCTGCTTCTGGATGGAAAAGCCGACGAAGCGGTTACTTTTGTAAATACTGTGCGCCGAAGGGCAGCCAGAACTGGCGCCACAGCAGCCGAAACGGAAGCGAACAAAAAAGCAATGGAAGTAAAGGCGGCCGATCTCAACCTCGATTTTATCCTCGACGAAAGATCCCGTGAACTTTCGGGTGAGTATATGCGGTGGTTTGACCTGAAACGGACCAATAAGCTGGTGGAAAGGGTGAGGAAATACAACCCGGTGGCGGCACCGAACATCAAGGATTTTCACGTCCTCCGTCCTATTCCGCAAGCGCAGATCGACCGGACAGAAGGCAGGGGAGAGGCGTTTCCGCAGAATCCGGGTTATAACTAG
- a CDS encoding TonB-dependent receptor produces MNFCTYQTAFSEKAWLFIERSLNSIPSVIRIRPNIKKQIVMRIKLTAFIIALACVHVFADGRAQSVTLKEKNASVERILKEIKRQTGFIFWYENNLLKQTKKVSVSLQNVSVKQAMDILLDDQPLTYMIVEKTIVIKKKEAALPRNNNSSFIQKEPAIPRVESKSESKIEDLLSSRISEYKPALVDIRGRVTDEQSHGLPGVSIVLKGTQRGTTSDTEGNFSLSILEGSQESVNPVLIFSFVGYLSQEVVVGNRSSIDVSMKVDTKALNEVVVVGYGSQTRKDITGAISSINERTLKEVPVTNAQQMLQGRAAGVYVTQTSNKPGSEPTVRIRGNRSVRGGNDPLYVVDGIPISGGFNDISPNDIASMEVLKDASATAIYGSRGANGVIIITTKRGKVGAPTLSYNTWFGATKIVRYADVFDGPQFVEFKREANRATNNYNDATPEASDAKIFEPGEIQAIKNGRYTDWPSLIAKSGFSQNHELSVLGGSSTTRYNLSMGYLNDRGYFSNQDYKRYTTRINLDQDINTRIKLGISMLGTFSERNGGDINPYMASLVQTPLGSPYDAEGNLVPFPTGDALMYNLLTDFVPGAVINKEKRFRLLSSMYGEAELIDGLKFRMNFGPDLVNSRKGNFQKSNTTSRQGGLPAGGSSENFVFSYTWENMLTYDKIIANKHKINVTGLYSIQDRTSESSSVNVTNLPAESVEYYNLGAANTISGVGSGYEKWTILSYMGRLNYAFDSRFLLTLTARADGSSRFAPGNKWGFFPSAAFAYNLSDEAFMKSFRQLSNLKVRVSYGKIGNTGIDPYQTQGLLSTTAYDYNGTTAFGRRPSSISNPDLRWESTATLNAGVDFGFVNNRFTGTVEVYKAETTDLLLEKLLPNTTGYSGTLTNVGSTSNSGVEVTLGSNNIVSGSGGFEWSTDLNLAYNKEKILMLSQGKVDDIGNARFIGKPLGVFYDYEKTGIWQLGQEDEAKKYSSSVGQIKVADRNGNGVIDPGDRTILGNRNPSWTFGFNNRFAWKGFDLAIFAVARAGSLLASAHHSTPNNTIALGGRYNMLDVDYWTPNNPTNAYPRPINGQSGSPGPVFGSTLKYFDGSFIRIRNINFGYNVPTDLVKKIRSQSVRLSFNITNPFIFSSYVSKNKGIDPEIMDNPAVVNYLLGLNIKF; encoded by the coding sequence ATGAATTTTTGTACGTATCAGACCGCTTTTTCCGAAAAAGCGTGGCTGTTTATTGAGCGAAGTCTCAACAGCATTCCCTCGGTGATCCGGATTCGTCCGAATATTAAAAAACAAATAGTTATGCGGATCAAACTGACTGCCTTCATCATTGCCTTGGCATGTGTTCATGTATTTGCGGACGGACGGGCTCAAAGTGTCACGCTGAAAGAAAAGAACGCATCTGTGGAAAGAATACTGAAGGAAATAAAGAGACAGACCGGCTTTATTTTCTGGTATGAAAACAACCTTTTGAAACAAACAAAAAAGGTAAGCGTGTCCCTTCAGAACGTGTCTGTAAAACAGGCCATGGATATACTGCTCGACGATCAGCCGCTGACCTATATGATTGTGGAGAAGACCATCGTGATCAAAAAAAAGGAGGCGGCTCTACCGCGAAACAACAATTCGTCTTTTATTCAGAAGGAGCCGGCTATACCACGCGTGGAAAGCAAATCTGAAAGTAAAATAGAAGACCTGCTATCCAGCCGTATTTCAGAATATAAACCAGCTTTGGTAGATATTCGTGGCCGCGTCACGGATGAGCAGAGCCATGGACTCCCCGGGGTGAGCATTGTACTGAAAGGCACGCAGCGCGGGACGACTTCCGATACGGAGGGGAATTTCAGCCTGTCCATACTTGAAGGCTCGCAGGAAAGCGTCAATCCGGTCCTGATCTTTTCCTTCGTAGGGTACTTGTCACAGGAAGTCGTGGTGGGGAATCGCAGCAGCATAGATGTATCTATGAAGGTGGATACCAAGGCGTTGAATGAAGTAGTTGTGGTGGGTTACGGGTCTCAGACCCGCAAGGATATCACCGGAGCCATTTCTTCCATTAATGAAAGAACCCTGAAGGAAGTGCCCGTCACCAACGCACAGCAGATGCTGCAGGGCCGTGCTGCCGGTGTGTATGTCACCCAAACATCCAACAAACCCGGCTCCGAACCGACCGTACGGATCAGGGGAAACCGCTCGGTGCGGGGCGGAAACGATCCATTGTATGTGGTCGACGGAATCCCGATTTCCGGCGGCTTCAACGACATCAGTCCCAATGATATCGCGTCCATGGAAGTGCTGAAAGACGCCTCGGCGACCGCCATTTACGGGTCCAGAGGCGCCAACGGTGTAATTATCATCACGACCAAAAGGGGAAAAGTAGGCGCGCCAACGTTGAGTTACAATACCTGGTTTGGGGCGACCAAAATCGTACGTTACGCCGATGTGTTCGACGGTCCGCAGTTTGTCGAATTCAAAAGGGAGGCAAACCGCGCCACCAACAACTACAATGATGCTACCCCCGAAGCGTCGGATGCCAAAATATTTGAGCCCGGTGAGATACAGGCCATCAAAAACGGCCGCTATACGGACTGGCCCAGCCTGATCGCCAAAAGCGGATTTTCTCAAAACCATGAGCTGAGCGTACTGGGCGGTTCCAGCACCACCCGCTATAATCTGTCGATGGGTTATCTCAACGACCGCGGGTATTTCAGCAACCAGGATTATAAACGATATACCACACGTATCAACCTCGACCAGGATATCAATACGCGGATCAAACTGGGTATTTCCATGCTAGGTACTTTCAGTGAGCGCAATGGAGGCGATATCAATCCCTACATGGCCTCTCTGGTGCAAACTCCGCTGGGTTCTCCTTATGATGCGGAAGGGAACCTGGTACCCTTCCCGACGGGTGATGCCCTGATGTACAACCTGCTCACAGACTTTGTTCCCGGGGCGGTGATCAACAAAGAAAAAAGATTTCGCTTGTTAAGCAGCATGTACGGGGAGGCGGAGCTGATTGACGGACTCAAATTCCGTATGAACTTCGGCCCCGATCTGGTCAACAGCCGGAAGGGGAATTTCCAGAAATCCAATACAACCTCTCGGCAGGGCGGACTTCCGGCCGGAGGCAGTTCCGAAAATTTCGTTTTCTCCTATACCTGGGAAAACATGCTGACCTACGATAAAATCATCGCCAACAAACATAAAATCAACGTAACGGGTTTGTACAGTATCCAGGACCGGACGTCGGAATCAAGCTCGGTGAACGTGACGAATCTGCCGGCCGAATCGGTTGAATATTACAACCTGGGCGCCGCCAATACGATTTCGGGTGTGGGGAGCGGTTACGAAAAATGGACAATCCTTTCCTATATGGGGCGGTTGAATTACGCCTTCGACAGCCGTTTCCTGCTGACATTAACCGCACGTGCGGATGGATCATCGCGTTTTGCCCCGGGCAACAAATGGGGTTTTTTCCCGTCCGCGGCTTTTGCCTATAACCTCTCGGACGAAGCGTTTATGAAAAGTTTCCGTCAGCTGAGTAATCTGAAAGTAAGAGTAAGTTACGGGAAAATCGGTAATACGGGTATTGATCCCTATCAGACCCAGGGCCTGTTATCGACCACAGCGTATGACTATAACGGAACAACCGCTTTTGGCCGTCGCCCTTCTTCGATCAGCAATCCGGATCTCCGGTGGGAATCCACTGCCACGCTGAATGCCGGTGTTGACTTTGGGTTTGTGAACAACCGGTTTACGGGTACCGTAGAAGTTTACAAGGCGGAAACCACCGATCTGCTGCTGGAAAAATTACTCCCCAACACCACCGGCTACTCCGGAACGCTTACCAACGTGGGCTCCACCAGCAACTCAGGCGTGGAAGTGACACTCGGGAGCAACAACATCGTATCCGGCAGCGGCGGTTTCGAATGGAGTACGGATCTTAACTTAGCCTATAATAAAGAGAAAATCCTCATGCTTTCGCAGGGCAAAGTAGACGACATCGGCAACGCCCGTTTTATCGGGAAACCGCTGGGCGTTTTTTATGACTACGAAAAAACGGGTATATGGCAGCTGGGGCAGGAGGATGAGGCCAAAAAGTACAGTTCTTCAGTGGGGCAGATCAAAGTGGCCGACCGGAATGGCAACGGCGTTATCGACCCGGGCGACCGGACCATCCTGGGCAATCGCAATCCGTCGTGGACGTTCGGCTTCAACAACCGTTTTGCCTGGAAGGGTTTTGATCTCGCCATCTTCGCAGTGGCCAGAGCGGGCAGTCTTCTGGCGAGTGCGCATCACAGCACGCCGAACAATACCATCGCCCTCGGCGGCCGGTACAATATGCTGGATGTCGACTACTGGACTCCCAACAATCCGACCAATGCTTATCCGCGTCCCATCAACGGCCAGTCGGGCAGCCCTGGACCGGTTTTCGGAAGCACGCTGAAATATTTCGATGGCTCATTTATCAGAATCCGGAATATCAATTTCGGCTACAATGTACCGACGGACCTGGTGAAAAAGATCCGGTCGCAGTCGGTAAGGCTGAGCTTCAATATTACCAATCCGTTCATTTTCTCTTCCTACGTCAGTAAGAACAAGGGTATTGACCCCGAGATTATGGATAACCCGGCCGTCGTGAATTACCTGCTTGGTCTGAACATTAAATTTTGA
- a CDS encoding FecR family protein has translation MSLKIPDVRYQELAGKWLDGSITEDEKKEFASWYNADQNQEVLIPESLAADEQAHRDRLLSAILSQTRFVKPRKVVPLFRFSVAAAAVLLLLLGAGTYFWVKEKNTATPEIAAVTGDIAPGGDKATLTLGDGSVLKLNELANGALKEDKGFRISKKDGELIYERLSDPVGPVTFNTIKTPRGGQFRVVLPDGSKVWLNAASSLHYPTTFDHTDRRVSLTGEGYFEIAKQQDDKKRPVPFRINVNNKELVEVLGTHFNIMAYSDEKVIKTTLLEGSVRVSKTGTRNASLLKPGQQSEYNGRDGFMVRSGIDPEESISWKNGLIAFKDADIKTIMRQVERWYDVKVEYEGDIPQRLFTGGISRNAQLSSLLKVLELNNIHFKVRGKTIIVTP, from the coding sequence ATGTCATTAAAAATACCCGACGTGCGTTACCAGGAACTAGCCGGCAAATGGCTGGATGGGTCCATTACCGAAGATGAGAAGAAGGAGTTTGCCAGTTGGTACAACGCGGATCAGAACCAGGAAGTACTCATTCCGGAGTCCCTGGCAGCCGATGAGCAGGCACATCGTGATCGCCTTTTGTCAGCCATACTGAGTCAGACCCGGTTTGTCAAACCACGGAAAGTTGTCCCTTTGTTCAGATTCTCCGTTGCAGCGGCGGCAGTTCTGCTTTTGCTGCTGGGGGCAGGTACCTATTTTTGGGTGAAAGAAAAAAATACAGCCACACCTGAAATCGCTGCCGTCACGGGAGATATCGCTCCCGGCGGCGACAAAGCGACGCTGACGCTGGGCGATGGTTCTGTGCTGAAACTAAACGAACTGGCCAACGGAGCCTTAAAGGAAGACAAGGGATTCCGTATCAGCAAAAAGGATGGTGAACTGATCTATGAAAGACTCAGTGACCCAGTCGGGCCAGTCACTTTTAATACGATCAAAACGCCGCGGGGCGGGCAGTTCCGGGTTGTATTGCCCGACGGAAGCAAGGTGTGGCTGAATGCGGCCTCGTCCCTGCATTACCCCACTACATTTGATCATACCGACCGGCGCGTTAGCCTCACGGGTGAGGGCTACTTTGAAATTGCCAAACAACAGGACGACAAAAAAAGACCGGTACCTTTTCGAATCAACGTGAACAACAAAGAGCTCGTAGAAGTGCTGGGAACGCATTTTAACATCATGGCCTATTCGGACGAAAAGGTTATTAAAACGACCCTGCTTGAAGGAAGTGTACGTGTGTCCAAAACAGGGACCAGAAATGCAAGCTTACTGAAACCGGGACAGCAGTCGGAATACAATGGGCGGGACGGTTTCATGGTCCGAAGCGGAATCGACCCGGAGGAATCTATTTCATGGAAAAACGGGCTCATCGCCTTCAAGGACGCCGACATCAAAACCATCATGCGGCAGGTAGAACGATGGTATGACGTGAAGGTGGAATATGAGGGAGATATACCGCAGCGCCTGTTTACCGGTGGTATCTCCAGAAACGCTCAGCTGTCGAGCTTGCTGAAGGTACTGGAACTCAATAATATCCATTTTAAAGTAAGAGGGAAGACAATTATTGTAACACCTTAA